From Drosophila nasuta strain 15112-1781.00 chromosome X, ASM2355853v1, whole genome shotgun sequence, one genomic window encodes:
- the LOC132795636 gene encoding uncharacterized protein LOC132795636 — MATINEGNSNNSNISYNYSLALTPQRSNLVLQMLLQINGHVSIVWACSYLLHMIVCVDVLWNYKGLVMLVAFVLATGAESLRLYAGYSINLCTGVTTMWLLLTLTPCVLLPTLLYLRLVAVYAVTWLHMLSNLQFLLITLEALVAIIHHALSSAAASEVEGKGNGKGKETELKTETETTLQ; from the exons ATGGCAACAATCAAcgaaggcaacagcaacaacagcaacatcagctaCAATTACAGTTTGGCTT TGACGCCGCAACGGTCCAATTTGGTGCTGCAAATGCTGCTGCAGATCAATGGCCATGTCTCCATCGTGTGGGCTTGCAGCTATCTGCTGCACATGATCGTCTGt GTGGATGTGCTGTGGAACTACAAGGGATTGGTCATGCTGGTGGCCTTTGTGCTGGCCACAGGTGCCGAATCGTTGCGTCTCTATGCCGGCTACTCGATCAATCTCTGCACCGGTGTCACAACGATGTGGCTCCTATTGACGCTGACGCCTTGCGTGCTGTTACCCACGTTGCTCTATTTGCGTCTGGTTGCTGTTTACGCCGTCACCTGGCTGCACATGCTCTCGAATCTGCAGTTTCTGTTGATCACGCTCGAAGCTCTGGTGGCCATCATTCATCATGCTTTGTCCTCGGCCGCCGCCAGCGAAgtggaggggaaggggaatggGAAGGGAAAGGAAACCGAAttgaaaacagaaacagagacaaCGTTGCAGTGA
- the LOC132795114 gene encoding uncharacterized protein LOC132795114 encodes MSEDSRHEHIVSNVAKLVECLTGDTVTEKQRRSLEQQALHKIRHHRYLSVNSHAVRRAIDTMIDRFRFEGMTEQADAVQTLSTEIIEHAGWESHYVVDVQYSLLEFLFSMTNSPVQNVRRNLLAINERILSIRNELAVAAEMLPLQQSAITTTTAAASGDDWVALLSEDFIPNPSDGQESDSSLSDWSDVDDYETAASNDNESVFLPSNYGADQCLTTSQDETYHSIMPNLQALQPPKAQTVYTPAKYEENHLRTVVHSNWWQEDSQFHALTPNDDPCSNFAIAYVQHLNRDSRLLIKEPVPKTTSESCLVREIILMFFKPASCGYFELHAAEQQISVRKNITVSSMSSETLRCVLETEVLPAMVAKYQLHCLIHELTYVKLGPGTLTCFAWGIHDLLQPINSQLIEFERRLIDQAAGKLAADDAAGGTTFIAFLRYMDTSFKRLLVLKALANEAVVDKTAPAHVQSVRLLCALYERTLYISSQQQLAIALLLVSLQSYSHIMDNWWLMAQLDDRHCEYIVDCLPVACADYGQRITKRLKPEYEQQVQGSAFYQLLLQHAMEAGETQDLLASADLLGNIMLSNKHLGSHYDDLKRLLLQQLLALEQRPAAAEPVFAEYEKALLEQTSQLGDPQLMSIFTLHITEAQKERSEQKQKEQESTELPLVLEVLQRLESSKSLLQSQLLPRSLTQVHGERYALANVHVMRWYRDELKLVEHVRFVRQLLLLEADYLLHPFYVGLFRQIEDSQDWARESLLTLELTDVLDTQYASHSSLLKVNIISKLQSQSNKAYEALDAIRIEYAMPTPLCSIITPDQMYDYNAIWRMLLKVKWAAWKLAHMRFIRRDRHDVFAPLDLLGLTLRRLEILRFWLINLISSLHAHLCVDAIQSLGVHFEQLLSTAETTRQLRQMHSDYIKRLLKHCLLTTDFADFRIALEQVFHLIFVLDLEWNSCFSYLNEFHALSLNTSSETLTTNDGDADDPAEGDRASALEYLALNQVNEIELTYVRCHQKLAEMLTSLVYKHDHKFLNSLELAINASLPC; translated from the exons ATGTCGGAAGATTCGCGTCATGAACACATTGTGTCAAATGTGGCGAAACTGGTCGAGTGTCTAACCGGCGACACC GTGACCGAGAAGCAGCGACGCTCGCTGGAGCAGCAGGCACTTCACAAGATACGCCATCATCGCTACTTGAGCGTCAATAGTCATGCGGTGCGTCGTGCCATCGATACCATGATCGACCGCTTTCGCTTCGAGGGCATGACGGAGCAGGCGGACGCAGTGCAAACGCTCAGCACTGAAATCATCGAACACGCCGGTTGGGAATCGCATTATGTGGTCGATGTGCAGTACTCGTTGCTCGAATTTCTGTTCAGCATGACCAATAGCCCGGTGCAGAATGTGCGTCGTAATCTGCTTGCCATCAATGAGCGCATTCTATCGATACGAAATGAACTTGCTGTGGCCGCTGAAATGTTGCCACTGCAGCAATCTGcaataacaaccacaacagccgCAGCCAGCGGCGATGATTGGGTGGCGCTGCTCAGCGAGGACTTCATACCCAATCCCAGTGATGGCCAGGAAAGCGACAGCAGTCTGAGC GATTGGTCCGATGTAGATGACTACGAGACTGCCGCTAGCAACGACAATGAATCCGTCTTCCTCCCGTCTAACTATGGCGCCGATCAATGCTTAACAACGTCGCAGGACGAGACATATCACAGCATAATGCCAAACTTGCAGGCATTACAGCCACCCAAGGCACAGACAGTTTACACGCCCGCCAAATACGAGGAAAATCATTTACGCACAGTCGTGCACTCGAATTGGTGGCAAGAGGATTCGCAGTTTCATGCTCTGACACCGAACGATGATCCATGCTCGAACTTTGCCATTGCCTATGTGCAGCATTTGAATCGAGACTCGCGGTTGTTGATTAAAGAGCCGGTGCCCAAAACGACAAGCGAGAGTTGTTTGGTGCGTGAGATTATACTGATGTTTTTTAAGCCCGCCAGTTGTGGTTACTTTGAGCTGCATGCTGCCGAGCAGCAGATTAGCGTGCGTAAAAACATCACCGTCAGTAGCATGAGCAGC GAGACGTTGCGATGCGTGCTTGAGACCGAAGTGCTGCCGGCCATGGTGGCCAAATATCAGCTGCATTGTCTTATACACGAGTTAACCTACGTGAAGCTGGGACCGGGCACTTTGACCTGCTTTGCCTGGGGTATCCACGATCTGCTGCAGCCCATCAACAGTCAGCTGATTGAGTTTGAGCGACGTTTGATTGATCAGGCTGCTGGCAAATTGGCTGCTGACGATGCAGCAGGCGGCACCACATTTATTGCGTTTTTGCGCTACATGGATACATCGTTTAAGCGTCTGCTGGTGCTCAAAGCACTCGCCAACGAGGCAGTTGTGGACAAGACAGCGCCGGCGCATGTGCAAAGTGTGCGATTGCTGTGCGCGCTTTACGAGCGCACGCTCTACAttagcagccagcagcagttGGCCATTGCATTGTTGCTGGTATCGCTGCAGAGTTACAGTCACATCATGGACAATTGGTGGCTGATGGCGCAATTGGATGACAGGCATTGCGAGTACATTGTTGACTGTTTGCCTGTGGCTTGCGCCGACTACGGACAACGCATCACGAAGCGCCTGAAGCCGGAGTATGAACAGCAAGTGCAGGGCAGCGCATTCTatcagctgttgctgcagcatgCCATGGAGGCGGGCGAAACACAGGATCTGTTGGCCAGTGCCGATCTGCTGGGAAACATTATGCTGAGCAACAAGCATCTGGGCAGTCATTACGATGATCTCAAGCGGCTGCTACTGCAGCAATTGCTTGCCCTCGAGCAGCGcccagctgctgctgagccAGTGTTTGCGGAGTACGAGAAAGCACTGCTGGAGCAGACCTCACAGCTGGGCGATCCACAGCTGATGAGCATCTTTACGCTGCACATTACCGAAGCGCAAAAGGAGCGCAGCGAGCAAAAGCAGAAAGAGCAAGAGTCCACAGAGCTGCCGCTGGTATTGGAAGTGTTACAGCGGCTGGAGAGTTCCAAGTCGTTACTGCAGTCACAGCTGCTGCCACGCTCCCTCACCCAGGTGCATGGCGAACGCTATGCGCTGGCCAACGTGCACGTCATGCGCTGGTATCGCGACGAACTCAAGCTGGTCGAACACGTTCGTTTTGTGcgccaactgctgctgctcgaagCTGACTATCTGCTGCATCCGTTCTATGTGGGTTTGTTTCGACAGATCGAGGACTCCCAGGACTGGGCACGTGAATCGTTGCTAACGCTGGAGCTAACCGATGTGCTGGACACACAGTATGCGTCGCATTCCAGCCTGCTGAAGGTGAACATTATCTCGAAGCTGCAGAGCCAATCGAATAAAGCGTATGAGGCCTTGGATGCCATTCGCATTGAGTACGCGATGCCGACGCCACTGTGCAGCATTATAACGCCCGATCAGATGTACGACTATAATGCAATTTGGCGCATGCTGCTCAAGGTGAAGTGGGCTGCCTGGAAGTTGGCACATATGCGTTTCATACGACGTGATCGACACGATGTATTTGCGCCATTGGATCTGCTCGGCTTGACGCTGCGACGCCTAGAGATTTTACGCTTCTGGCTGATCAATTTAATCAGCAGTTTGCATGCGCATTTGTGCGTGGATGCCATCCAATCGTTGGGCGTGCATTTCGAGCAATTGCTGAGCACGGCGGAGACAACGCGACAGTTGCGTCAGATGCATAGCGATTACATTAAGAGACTGTTGAAGCACTGCCTGCTTACGACCGACTTTGCGGACTTTCGCATCGCCTTGGAGCAAgtgtttcatttgattttcgtGCTCGACTTGGAGTGGAATAGCTGCTTTAGCTATCTAAACGAATTTCATGCGCTCAGCCTGAACACGAGCAGCGAAACGCTGACAACCAATGATGGAGATGCCGATGATCCTGCCGAAGGGGATCGTGCATCGGCCCTGGAGTATTTGGCTCTCAATCAGGTCAACGAGATCGAACTTACCTATGTACGCTGCCATCAGAAGCTAGCCGAGATGCTCACCTCGCTCGTCTACAAGCACGATCACAAGTTTT TAAACTCCTTGGAGTTGGCCATAAATGCGAGTCTGCCATGTTAG